The window ctgtcattgttcAAGTTGATAACTTGTAAACGATTGCCTATATATAGCTTGCACAGACGTAGTCAGTGCATCATACGTTCCTGTAGACCGACGTCAGGTAGGTGCAGATTCTCACGCAATCTAAGTGTATTAGTTATTGTGGTCATTTTACAGATTCAAACAGTGGCAATGCAATGGAGTGGGCTCTCATAACGTTTCAGATATAAAAGATCTGAGATATGTATTTATTTGAGACGACTTTCTTACCGTAATCTCTGCGTTATAAAGCAGGTCATAACACCTACTAATTAGTAATGACAAAGAACACTTGAATTTGCGCCGGTCCTCGCTTTCTAGCGTAACACTTGACATACAATGATGACAAGGTGTTGACATTAATACTTATACGACTGACTGGTGTGAAATGTCGTGGTGAAACAATTAATTGCCATAGAAGACTTCAGACCGATATATTGCTTCGTCTTTCCAGTATCTAGGTGCTTACTTCCGAAGGTAGTACCTTACTAtctacttacctcacagaaaaaggTACTGACTATTTTTCTGCCCCAGCCATGGATTGGCAGTTTCCCAGGCAAGTAATTTATTTAAGTATAAAATTTGCGTGAGTGAGTGACGTCGAGGAATGGACACAAGACGGCGAAAAAGAATATATACACACTGTCTGAAAATCTTTGCGGAAAACGTACAGTGGTGATAGTTCACGTCATGGAGAACACTTTCTGTTAGAGAGAAAACTTGTGCGTATAAGACAGTCCTCTGCACCGCAGGAAAGCGGGTAGACCGAGCTTCTAAAATACCTTTCTCTGCTTAGAGAATATCATTGCCAATGTTTTCTAACTCCATATATAATTCATTTCCATAGATAAATGCAGTACACCTGCTTAGTAGATCTCGAAACAAATCTCGTCTTCTCAGGATCGACTAATTCAAAAAAATGACTCTAGCGTTGCTGGGAAACATCAGAGAACATTTTGTTCTAAACAAAAGTCGTTTCCCATGCCATAATGTATCACCTCTAGGCATCTATCGCAAAGATTTGCACCACCATATATGTAGAGCGTGTAACGGCTGTAAATAGCATAATATTTCAATTGGTTTCTGAGGATGTTGAAGCGAACATCATTACGTCAATATTtaagtcatttgcagactaataaaaaTAGCAGTTACAAGTTGTATGATTTTACGTTGGGTAGTAGATGCGGCAAGCCGTTAATGCTTCTTTTTCCCTGGATAGTAATCCAAGTGTTGAAACGTGGACACGTGTACGCCTCACGGTTACTCTATACTGACAGCAGTAGTCTACCTAGTGATGGAGTCATGATCGTATAAAAAACTTCAGTTAGTGAAGAATGCGACTTGTTTGAGGAAAAACTGTTTCAACCAGAGAAGAAGCAACCAACACACTGATTCGTGTACATGTTAAGGTGCAACACACAGAGTCAAACTCGTACACTTACCAGCTGAGAAAGCTGGACTTGCCTGTGTAAATATATATTCCAATGTTCTCTGAGTCCATCTCCTGCTTCCTTCTCTCTCTGTCGATCAGCCCATCcgtccctctctctgtacatctatcCCGTGACCTCTGTCTTCCCATCGCGTCCTCCCCATTTCTATATCCATCACCCCATTATCATATCTGTCCCAGTACGATGTACATGCTTTTTATTACGACAGTATTTCTTTCAATATAGTAAATAATACATGCACCAAGTCTGGTTGAAGTCGATCAGATTAGCATACATTCTACATCACCTGCTGACATACGAGTACACTGCACACATATACTATATCTGATTTTCTGCTGTTTTACAACATATGGCTTGAGAGAGGATGTTAAATGTACTTGTGGTATTCAGTCGTGTGGCTTCATCTTTCGTCATGAAACACGGTGACAAGATTATTGTCTCGCGGCAGTACTCGTTCTCGCAATCTCCCTGACACACCGAATAACACAAGCAAGGGACAAATCACACTTCACACTTTTAAAAGGCCTCCAAGACAACCAAATGCAGGGAATAAATAAAAACAGGCATTGTACGAAAGTTTTTACTTTACACCTATTTTCAGTGTGCAGTCTTACTCGCACAGTATTTTGGGACAAATAAAACCTCATTTACCTAACGAACTGTGTTTAAATTGCTCCACTTGATCCTGAATTATTCTTCACTATCACTTTCTTTTCATTGCAAAACCTGTAGGACGTAGATGGCTCTTCGTTGCTGGGCCTTTTTCCAGATAGTTAGTaataaataatcgatactttaaaGAATTGAATTCCTCTCTGTAAAAAAGCTTCAGACTTCAGATTACTTTACAATTGAATTAATTTGTTAAATATTAGACGTTAAGCATTTCACGAAGACAAAAATTAGAGAAGGTTAGAAATTACTTTCGAAGTTTGTTAGGTGTCTCTAAGTGTACAcattctcaaacagtgaatgggtaTAGTTTGGGTAAGCTATGCCCCATTTTAAGAAAACGTAGTTTTACACgattctcattgtttatgacatgaTATATGCTAACTATGTGTCATAAAATGACAATTTTAAGGCATTAACAGCAGAAATGTGTGCTAGACCTTTATCCTCCCATCATTTTTTCCCAAAGCAGAGTGGCCAGccttgcttattgtgatcaataatGAACACTACAGTGAGCGAATAATGgtttgcctctaagcactatgggacttaacatctgaggtcatcagttccctagacttagaactacttaaacctaaggacatcacacacatccacgcccgaggcaggattcaaacctgcggccgtagcagcagcacggttccggactgaagcaactagaaccgcagTGAGCGAATagtcaaaacctgaacacagacaTGAAAACAACACCAAACATTTGACCCATACTCCCAGACTAATGTCAATACGTCACATCTACAGACGACTTTATTCCTCTTTACCAAGTGTTTAATTTAGATAAGATACTGAATCACGTTTAAAAAACAATGCCCGGACAGTTACGAGATGGGACCTCGCGTGTCGACGCTCGCGTTGCTGGTGCTGCTGGTGGTGGCGGCTGGTGAGGCTCTCCACAGGCCAGGCCACGCCTCGAGGCACGGAGGTCGAGTCAGAGCGGCCCACAGGGCCGGCAAGGCGCCCCCAGGGACGAGGAGCAAGGGCGCCTCCGAGGAGCCGCTGCTGGTCACCATCAAGGACATCAAAGAGATCAAGTACGACTTCGGAGACGATGGGACGCTGGAGAAGGAAATGATAGCCAGCGGGCGCTACGACCCTAAGATGGTCCGGGGCTATCATTTTACAAGTAAGAATTCTTTTCATAAACTCAGTTCTCATATTTCTAATCATTACGTATTTGTTTTTCCATGGTCCTGATCGTGTTCAAGCAGGTCAGAGAAAGACATTAAATCAGTAATTTTGTCGCTCTATTTCCTACAAACAGTAGTAGAATagcagaacaagaagaagaaggatatCTAAAAGTGACGACTGTGAGATCTGCCAAATTATCTTTAGAAGTATGATTGCAGTCGGTGTGAACAAACACAGAATGAACGTTTAATTATAGTGAATGAGTGCTATGTTTGATGCCCCGATCATGGGAGGTGCGTTGCTTAGAATGTGATACATTGGAAACACAGTTGTGGCAAGTATGCAGCAGAGTATATCAGTGGGTCACAACTGGGACCATTCACCATTTTTGAATGCCTGCGTAACAATTTGTGGGGATGAAAGATTAGTTGATCACATAAAATTAGTTCTAAACAAAGTAGGTGGCTAACTTCTGTTCCTTGAACAgatactccaaaaaaaaaaaaaaaaaaaaattaaaaatggttcaaatagttctgaggactgtggacgtaacttctgaggtcttcagtcccttagaacttaatactacttaaacctaactaacctaaggacatcacacacatccatgcccaaggcaggattcgaacctgcgaccgaagcggtcgcgcggttccagactgtagcgcctggaaccgctcggtcacatcggttgACTATACTCGAAAAACGGAGTCACTCTACATGGAAGATTCCTTACGAAACATTCGTGTGACTCCTCTTAGAACGTTCCTCTAGTGTATTGGGCGCATGCCAAAGAAGGCAATAAGGTGATACTGACCAGTAAAATGAAGGGCTTCTGGAACAGACAATGGTTTGTTATAGCCACAGAAGAGCGTAacgaaaatgttgaaaaacctgatATGGAAGATGCTTGAAGACAGACAGAAGCTATCTCTTGAATGCTTTTTCACATTCACAAAGCAGTAATAAATCTGCAATCAATGCAAGTGTCACACCTTGCCACATATCGGTCTCATACGGACCGAAACGACAAAAAAAAACCTTTCTTGGTGTGCAACCGCTTCATTTGTGGTGAAGTGCCAGCTTTCCGGATGATATTTGGGGCAGCCTTCCGAGCTGTTAATATTTGTAATGGGCATGGTATCTAGAAAGGATGTGCAATTGATTAGTGAGGAATGGTTCATATGGTgcaaatctctctgagcactatgggactttacatctggggtcatcagtccccttgacttagacctacttaaacctaactaacctaaggacattacacgcatccatggctttggcagaattcaaacctgcgacagtagcagcagcgcggttccggactgaagcatttagaaccgctcggccacagtggccggctcctgAGGAATATAAGTATTAATATAAAGATGTAGTACTGTAAGATATGCAACAAGGAAGTCATGGACAAAGAAGGGTTCATTATTCTGGTAAAAGAATAATAGTAGAAATTACTTCTACCGAAGTTTACACTGCTATGATTAAGATTTTAATGCTCAGAGGAACTGGGGTGAGCTCACATGAGTCGTTATAGTAACAGTAACCTTCAACGGTTTCTTCCCTAGCGTGAGTGTGGATAATGCATTATCGGTTAGAAATGTCTGTGAAGCTCTAACATTTACGAAAGAACTACGTGATGGTAAATGTCTTGCTCTGGAGACTTGGATATGATATAATTGTCGGCATGGAACTAACATCATTGTAGTAGAACAGATTAGTCAGGTTTGATTTTGTTCTCTCGTGTATTCAGGGTCATTATGATCCAAAGTGAAAGATTTCGATCAGCTTTCTTTGTTATATTTATTGTATCATAACCATATTAGGCAATACCAACGACGAAGTATGTAGAAAAAGTGCACAGTTATGGTAGACATATCGTCTATTTTAAACTACCGTGGTACGGACAATCCCATCCGTAAAATATTCCATCGTATTGTTTTTTGTTGCTTTTACCGGTATGTATTTCTGGTTTTGAAATACATGATTCTTTGATTTACTTGTAAACATTTCTGTGTAAATTGATTCAGGCTAACATACTATGTCTAATTCATGTACGCAAAAGTGAAGCAGCCCACAATCGTAACCTATAATTAGAGATAAAAGGAGAATCAAAACCAGGCAATATGACAGATACACTTTAGATAGTACTCTGCTATGCGTGAATTCAGTATCGTATGATGTCCTTATGGTCATGTTGCACTTGCAGTGAATCCTATGTTTATTTCGCTAACTGGCTATAAAAAACAAGACGAACTGCCTATCTTCGTCTTGTTGCAGTGGACGATCACCAGCGTAACCGCATCTTTGTCACGACGCCTCTTGCACGTCGCGGCATCCCGGTGACGCTGAGCACCATCCCCTATGACGGAGAGCAGAGTCCGCTCCTGAAGCCCTACCCCAACCTGGAAATCCACCACACCACCGAGGAATCCATCACCGACTGCAACACCCAGCTGGTGGACGTCATCAGAACGACGGTGAGTCTCCTGTGGCGTGTACATTCGTACTCCACACGCGAATAGTCTGTGTGCTGAAATTTTCTTGGCACTTCATCCTGATCTCGTCCTCTCTGCCTTTTTGTTCCATTCTCTATGATCTACCTTCACCATCTTTCCTGTCTGACTTATCATTTCTCTTTCTTTCCGGAACAAAGCACTAATACTCAATAAATGATTCTAGTGCTTCTGTCCTATCTTGTTGTTAGTGTTGAGTTCATTTTAATGTAACGTTACAGTGTTGGAAACtctttttatattaatttaaaatgtCCAATTGATAATGATAATTTTGcagctattttctttattttattattcataatAAGATATATGCATCGCTAGttatatacatatttacatatgACGTCGAATGTAACGTGGCTTCGTATGAAATGAGGTCCATAATTTTACTAAGTAAAAAGAATGtgaacataaataaataagtaataaccaTTACCGTCCATGACGTAGTATTGAGGATATGCCGGTCTTCTCGTTATTCCTTCGCAGCTTCGGCTGTCATGTATGATCTTGAATGTATTCTACGACATTTTAACTTCTAGCGTTACAAAAGTTCAAGTTCTTAGATTTGCCGTTGGTTTCGTTTGTATTTTGCTTTAATAAGAATCTTGTTTCAAAGCTCTCATTGTAACTAGGGGTTCACATTTCTTTCAGAAGTGTCTGACATTTTCACTGTCCAAGTGTCCgcttccggtagctgagtggaagccggcacggtagctcagcgtgttcggtgagagggttagctcccgcctgtaataaaaaactgagtcaacggctcaagaCTGAACTGGAACGCGTGTCTTGCGACATCCacaccgaacaaatacaacgaacagtaCCGAATACAATGAgatcaaagacaaaaaaaaaaaagttgtcagcgcgacagaatgcctaAGGGCcctcgttcgattcccggctgggtaagagattttctgcgctcagagattgggtgatgtgttgtcctaatcatcatcatttcgtccccatcgagtCGCAAGTCgccgcgaacggtctacccgacgggaggccctagtcacacgacatttacatttactctcCCAGTTTCCGTCAATAACTTATAAAAACTCTTCTCGTCGCTATTTCTTCTCTCATTTTTGTTACATTACTTGTATTGTAGACAGCAACCTCGATAGGCCGTAAGGACTTAACAGATAAGAACTGCGATACTAAGTTGCGAAGTGAGTAATCTTTTCCTCAGTACAATAATTCACGATTGTCGTAGAGACATCTGTTGACGACGATTTCAGCGGTGAGTTCTTTCACTGACCGTCTGTTTCAGAAAACATGGGCGGATGATGACACACTATACGTCCTCGACAACGGTGCTTTGGACCTGACAACGAGTCCCAAAAATGTGTGTCCACCAAAAATTGCCATCTTCGACTTGAGGACTGATGAGGTCATCAACTCCATAGTCATCCAGAACACAGCCTGCAACGCATTGTACACCTATTTGTTGGTAAGTATTTATTTGAAAAGGTAGTATATTTGTAAATTATCTCCGTTTCATGCCCGagaatttattacaaatttaagatagTTTCGAGACGCACTAATAATGTCCGCTTTCTGACTAGTAGTCTTTTTCTCCACTTCAATAATTATACAGCTCATCTTGCCAAAAGACACCCTTTACATTTGCATCCAATGATTATGAGAGGTAATCTTCAACTACAGATTCTTCTGATGTGTTCATTCCATCACCTAATAAGCAGATGTTATATCATTTCTAATATCATTATTCTTAATTATGACCACTCCAGTACATCCTTTTACTGACACATGCCTCATTTCCTTTCAATAAAGTAGGGACGGCCAcggtgttacaaaattgtaatcgtGTCTCATACCCTTTTGTTTTTTAGGTACGTGTTTGCAGTTTCATTTATATTTGAGAGTGCTGCTTATGACTGGTGCGCACATACCAGGGAATGTACCcttcataacaacaacaaaacttaGTGCTGATATTACAAAACGGCAACATTTTACAAATTCAGCAGGAGTTCCTTATACGCCCCGGGGCTTTCTACAATATAGTTGATTCGCTACGGCATTTTTGTCCACGGCCAGCTAAAAGACTACGTAACTACGACTAACCAACTAGACTAGTACCAACCAGGTTTTCGTAAACTTAATAAATGTAAGAGGTGACATGAAACTTACCGTGGATGTAAAAGAGGCGCCTATCATGTTCTTCTTATACTTGCGTAAAATCTTTGACATCTTCGAATTCGATATTTTACTTGCCAAACTAAGTAGCACAAATTTCTGGAGAAGTGCAGCGCAATGTTTTCGCTCGTACATTACATCTCGCGAGCAATGCATCATGTCCGGCAATGTAAAGTCACAATGGAGATAGGTAGTATCAGGCATACCCAAGGGTTAGACCCTgtactcttttcgttttctcctactgcaaataccacatgtatgcTGATGAGCTACAGTTGTATCAAAGTAAAAAGCGAATAACCTTGAAGAAAGCTATCGGGAATCTCAACACCGACCtgcgtgcactatcaaaatggttgCAAAATATAAGATTACAgctcaaacaattaaaaaaaagaaaaaagggaaaaaacgaGTAGGGTACTGGTAGGTCTTTCTAGACTGATTCGCCGGATATATCGCGAATCCCTGGCACGTTTAACCCTAAATGCTACAAATATCAACCAACATCTCTGCgaaccctacaaaaatataaaaatctctttCCTTgtaacctgaaaaagaaacttgtacaaaggcATATACTTTCACTTATTGATAACAGTCATGTCATCCTGCAAGACCTTTCTCAGGGCAGCTCCTGGCGCCTAAAACTGGTCATGAATTCCTGGATTCGTTAAatttgtgatgttcgactctttaatcatgtttcatcatcatattcacagctatcctggctgcctGTAGACAAGTGCAGAGATTACCATACCGTTTGTCTTGTCTACTGACTTaacgtacactgtccctcatactaCTTCTCCACCTTAATGCTGTTGTCTAACCAACACGGCAGAAACAGCTGTTCCCATCTGCTCAAAATCCTTTTTGTCTACAACATCTTACGGCCGCATTGTCGAATTTCTTTCAGGAACAGGAACGCAATTCTGGAGTATAGACCTGCGTTATTTAGAGATCTGAATAACGTCTCCAGTTTCAGAAGACATTTAATCAAGTATCTCCTAAGCAACAACAATGAGTATCATTGTCCCTGTTGCACTGTACCTCCTCTATATATCTCTATTCCAACCTTAGGTGTAGTCTCCTTACaattcctttccccagaactcgctatatcgGAAGAAATTTGTTTAGTATGCTtataaattatgtttatgtttgctactATTAGTATAGAtattgttgtcattattattagtattatcatTACTACTGACAGCAGCAAGAGCAGTAGCAGAAGAACAGTCAACAATAACTCATCAGATTATAGGTAGTACTATTTATTCGCTTTGTCATTAAGGATACTCAAACCTTTTAATACTGTTTTACATattgaaaatgttatttcttagATACCTATGATGTTAAATAGGTACTGTACAAGTGGAAACGTGATCAGATTACGAgatggcctgatggccctaatgaaATACGGGTactcgtaaataaataaataaagaagcaaATAAGTATATATAGCAGCTACTCAGTCCGCTTCTTCCATAACTAACGTGACTGTGATGGCAACCATGGGAATTCCGTCACATAGTTCTGAATGATATGCACTTAAAAACAATAATGAACTCGACTATCATGCACAGATGCAATGTTGTCTACGTAATGTTGTAGAATTAGAGGTCTCCCTTATCCCCTCTCACATGTCTGTGATGTTTCGACAGCCTACAGCATCCGGTGATAGGATACGGTAATTTTGGAATAGTTGCTGGCGTACGAAGAGGAGCAATGCATTATTGCTTACGGCGCTAGGGATAGTACCGTAACTAAGCAGTGGAGCTCCTTTATGCTTGTTCACATCTTGGTTGTTTCTAATTTCCTTCATTCGAAAAAAATCATAGCCGATTTGTATATGTTCTCGAGTCATAAACACTTGGTGCATATTGTGGCGCGcgcgtgtgtttgtttgtgtgtgtgtgtgtgtgtgtgagtcggcTCGATGGGGATGGTTGTTCAAGTCTTGTAGACACAGGTCGGGGTCCGTCAAACGCGACAACTCCGATCTGTAACTGTTCAAACAAACTCCTCTCTTTGTTAGGCTAGTTTCAGATGTACCTCCCTTTAACAGATACCCGCGTATCGATGGAGTAGCACGCCGCAGTGTATAAGCGGCTCTCGCTTATAATTGAAGCACTGGTGTTCGAAGGATGTCTGTCTTCTTCAGTGCCATACACAATgactgcaccactcggtaccgcaaTAACTCCCTGTGTCTGGAATAATAAACCAAATATCCTTCGCGTGTTCGCGACGGGCTTATAAGCTTACGCGAAACTTGATAACAGTAGTTCTTTATGACCAGTTTGCAAATGAATGTTCAAACGTAGATAACATGATATCTCGAATTATAAGTTGCACCATTCAAGCCGATGCCATATTATAGTCTTGATAGGGTgttgatttgtgaagtattataGCGTCGTTAAGGCGTCGCTATGGTGCTAATTCTACAACTCCTACGTCGTAAATCCAGAGATAAGTAATTCTCTAAACAACGTACAGAATGCGTCGTATTGCGATGTAAACTTACTATTCCCTATTAATACTTTCACTAAATCAACTTTAACTTCAGCTTTCTCTAAAGAAATAATTATTACACTGTTATACAGTAAAGTTCCATTAAATAATATATCCGACACGAAGCATTAACGTTTATTGAACTTCTGAATTATTTAATCACTGCACTTGAAAGCACGCCGATCTGTCATTCAGGGAATTGAACCTATTTGCATCGGAAATTCTGACATTGACTACAACTCCCGACAGCACGTCGTACCTGTGAATTCTTAACGATCGCGTGTAGATGTTTCCTACTCAAGGGTATTTGTAGAGAGTATGTCGGCGGTTGGTATGCTGCTGTACACTTCAATGTTCATGACTTTAACAGGTCACGACGGTTAAGTCCCAGAATTGATTAAGCATCACGCGACTTACTTTTCCTTCACGTATAATAACTGTTCCGTTGTCAAGCTAAACGGTAACTTATCTTACATCTGTTCAGAGTTCTGACTAGTAAGTCAAGAAGATAGTGGAAAAGCTTTAAAACTCCAGATCGGAGTGAAACAATCTTGTAGCGGTCAATAGACGTACTGTTATCGCAACGTCTACAAGAAAAACAATCAACATCTCCATTGACGACATACATTGTAGTCGCAGCGAACATACAGCTCCATGCGGCTACAAAtctcttcttggataaatgttatctgTGATCACTGTCTTGTATGGGTGTTAATCTTGGTAAGGCATATATTTTGACTTCTTTATTTACAGTTTCATGCTTCGTATTATGTGATAGTCTTTCAATTAGTTCTTTCCTTGTAATAAACTTTGTTAGTTACATAGTTTTTCTGTTAGTCTAACTTTCAATAGTGTTAATACTTTGTTGTCAGTAGCTCCTGTAAAGGTCAGAataactaattttttaaaaaatcttttgctACCAAAAAGATGTCATTAGGGGCTCTAGACATTTGGGATGTTAGCTTTGTACTCATCAGGCTGTTCGCGGTTTGCCAATTCGCTGTTGAGGTTGGAGGGTAAACACTGACAACACTTATGAGCACATAAAAGGATTAAATGTGTGGGGCAGGAATCCACCCTCATGCTCAAGAAGTGAATATATGGTGTGAAGTTGGGGGGTGAGAAGCAGGCTAAAAGAGGTTCATTTTGTTTCTCTCACACATTCTGCATATAGCAGCTGTGGCTTGCGTTCCCTAAGGCCGCGAAAATTCAACAGCATTCACCCTTAGTGAACAAAAGGCAGCGGTGTCACAGTTATAGGAGTAACCAATGGTGAGTGCTGACAGGCGCATTACTATCAAGTGTTACCCATATTACTGGCCGAGTTCAAATCACCTCTTATAAGTCCACCTTGCGTACACTCCATGGAAGAGCTGCCTCAGAATATTGTCGCTGCCTGCCACCTGAAACATTTGTACACTACTGCCATCATGAAATCAGTTTTCGGGTCTAGCGGTattcaaataaaaatttgaaactgGAATAACCCATAATACAACTGAGCCCCTTTTCATGTTATTCTTTTAACCATTTTCTTTGGACAATAAGATACATTATTGTCAGGGTAGTTAAGAGGGTTGTGGTGTAACTGACAGAACTGGGATTCACAGACCCCAATGGGCATTCTGAATTACACGTCGACATTGAAATGAAAGATAGATatatctttttttgtgtgtggtggggggggggggggggagggggaaacgtTTAATGGTGCAGTCATATTGTTTTATTGAAAGAGATTTGcagttctttttattatttatttaattagttatGTCAGTCAGCAGAGAGTTCTCTATCCTAAgcactgtgttttccttagaatacGAATAACGAGACTAAAGGAGATACACAGAGATGAGTTTGTGTTCAGGTGGACGCGTGCCCAGATGGCTGCCTGACAGCCTATAGCTCAGACACCAGAGGCAACGTGTTGTCGGTGACGGACCTCACCACTGGAGCCTCCAAACACCTGCAGAGCCAGTACTTCCACCCCAAGCCCGGCTTCTTCTTCACGAAGGCGGGAGGTCCAGCCTACTACATGCCGGACGGCATCAATGGAGTGACAGCCGATGAGAGCTGCGATGGCAAACTCTACTTCCAAGCGTTCGCCAGCAACATCCAGGGCGTTGTCGACAAGCAGGTCATCCGAGATGCATGCGACGGGGATGTGTTGGACATCAAGACGCAGGTAACGTCACATGCTCAGCTCTGTCACACAGTACGTGAAATATTTCCGCACGGAGCGAATACTTGTATTAATGTGATGCATATgtatatttctgtttttgtaaaccTCACTTACAATTTATTCTTCTCTCAGTTTATCGAACTGTTCCAACTGCAAACGGCTACCGCTAGAATGCAGATTGTAAGGTTTTCGTGCAGTCTGTGAATCAGTTGTTTAGCGAACGAAAGTATTCCGGCGCTTACATATAGAACGATGCTCTGAAGATATTTTGGATTCAGGGAAGTATTGGGCAGATTCGTGTTATGTTTATATTTTAGCATATTACGGCTGCGAGACCGTAGGAATTATTGTCAAAGGCAGAGCCTTGGTGTTAATCGCATTATTTGAAAAAACGTATGCGCATATATGAGTAAGGAAGTAATTTATACTCTGGATATACACCGTCAGACGGAGGTTCTCTAAATCTACC is drawn from Schistocerca gregaria isolate iqSchGreg1 chromosome 3, iqSchGreg1.2, whole genome shotgun sequence and contains these coding sequences:
- the LOC126353959 gene encoding protein yellow-like; protein product: MGPRVSTLALLVLLVVAAGEALHRPGHASRHGGRVRAAHRAGKAPPGTRSKGASEEPLLVTIKDIKEIKYDFGDDGTLEKEMIASGRYDPKMVRGYHFTMDDHQRNRIFVTTPLARRGIPVTLSTIPYDGEQSPLLKPYPNLEIHHTTEESITDCNTQLVDVIRTTKTWADDDTLYVLDNGALDLTTSPKNVCPPKIAIFDLRTDEVINSIVIQNTACNALYTYLLVDACPDGCLTAYSSDTRGNVLSVTDLTTGASKHLQSQYFHPKPGFFFTKAGGPAYYMPDGINGVTADESCDGKLYFQAFASNIQGVVDKQVIRDACDGDVLDIKTQVDLPGEISGPSGVIAVDPKGQLLFFPVLDELAIYGWNTSKPHDQKNFRLIVKDDENLQFVSSINIDHKKQALYIMSDRLTSYLSNTTNCSDDNFQILYVDIKNIEC